The following coding sequences are from one Paenibacillus sp. JDR-2 window:
- the speD gene encoding adenosylmethionine decarboxylase: MEYSTFGRHVAVDTWGVDFDLLNNAEFLQAQMVEAAEACGATVLSVQSKQFEPQGATVLVLLSESHLSIHTYPEKGFAALDCYTCGETVDPQLAIDYMIAVLKPTTTHAKKLVRGMGELKVEEPKMQQVELV, translated from the coding sequence ATGGAATATTCAACTTTCGGAAGACACGTTGCTGTTGATACTTGGGGAGTAGACTTTGATCTGCTGAACAACGCTGAATTTTTGCAAGCCCAAATGGTGGAGGCTGCTGAAGCATGCGGCGCTACCGTACTATCGGTGCAATCGAAACAATTTGAGCCTCAAGGAGCAACAGTACTTGTATTGCTGTCGGAGAGTCATCTCTCGATTCATACGTATCCTGAGAAAGGATTCGCCGCTCTCGACTGCTACACTTGCGGTGAAACTGTGGATCCACAGCTTGCGATTGACTACATGATCGCTGTACTGAAGCCAACGACTACTCATGCGAAGAAGCTTGTTCGCGGCATGGGCGAGTTGAAAGTAGAAGAACCAAAAATGCAACAAGTTGAGCTTGTTTAA